One segment of Chelmon rostratus isolate fCheRos1 chromosome 17, fCheRos1.pri, whole genome shotgun sequence DNA contains the following:
- the srebf2 gene encoding sterol regulatory element-binding protein 2 isoform X2 yields MDSGEYISTMESMDPTLAELGDEFTLGDIDEMLQFVSNQVGDFPDLFEDQMTSAPSVQSGSASTTPRPAMQTPQTPPTPQTPTPAGYQSSNVGLTATQTLSPQPLPLTPPLTPAQTPSPTTASSGQQQVTRSPPLLQPRPQVVQPIQPQPQQTAQPTIQVHTQGIPMQTQSFPVHTLVQTHSQTPLPIQTQAAQTVMITSNGGRFIQNPVICHQSPASGFQVLQPQMQSIMTSPQLQPVTIQHQRVLTPTGQTIQTLSTAPTTVHTMQQQVQQVPVLVQQPQILKTDSLVLTTLKPDGTQVLSTMQSPTGITTLTAPIQNTALQVPTLMSSNILTTVPVMMGGGDKLPIKQLQPGSSQCTNGARPSMDQGQVMGGGVGPGGVVKEGERRTTHNIIEKRYRSSINDKIVELRDLVMGNDAKMHKSGVLRKAIDYIKYLQQVNHKLRQENLALKMANQKNKPVTLPEDVELKQEIVMMSPPASDSGSGSPSQFSPYCVDSEPGSPLMDHEQLKSEPDSPSSVGVMDRSRLLLCALTFFCLSLNPLPSLLGSETSGSPSFSASHGPSRTLVWFPSHTQDFASWLRCLLPWVMVWVLSGVGAVWGCVRVLYLWEPVTPLHSPKSVSFWRHRKQADLHLNRGDYTAAMASLETCLSVLTRALPSTNLDLVCSLSWNLIRYFLHRPTPLGWLVHQVGGKHEGEEARTSARDAALVYHRLSQLQLTGKLPQRSSLWALSLSLSAVNLSESAQGKMAPAQLTQMYVTAATALRTILGHHLSFLPGYLLSCAESVANQSETKPVPDCLRWLFTPLGRQFFLSCDWSVKSESTDGVYTSQRDPADPIAQLHRCFCRKLLERAVHTLIQPQSDSDAGKHKNDSGEFSSALEFLQLLNSCTEDSPSPPPPFSTPPNHTTSPVGDPVSRWWALVLKAAVHWLQGDDVAVRSLLTEAERMPRALHTLDHSLPKAVLLLCKAVQMSLSPLKGEGAVACLSHCDRASSYLRSSVSVPLAQSGNWLNKGVELLVCDLLLTLRTSLWQRGGSSNGEPGPAPGSQLAGFQRDLSALRKLTQCYRQAQHKVFLHETTVRLMAGASPTRTHQLLEHNLRRRTHSTYTAGECVLGERERAHAILLACRHLPMPLLTPPGHRARLLAEAKRTLERVGDRRSLQDCQQILLRLSGGTTIAAS; encoded by the exons agatgctgcagtttgtcagcaaCCAAGTGGGGGACTTCCCAGACTTGTTTGAAGACCAGATGACCTCAGCACCATCTGTACAGAGTGGCAGTGCCAGCACCACCCCACGACCTGCCATGCAGACCCCTCAAACCCCCCCAACTCCCCAGACACCAACCCCCGCTGGCTACCAGAGCTCCAACGTTGGCCTCACTGCCACCCAGACACTATCTCCCCAGCCTCTacccctcacccctcctctcACTCCCGCCCAGaccccctcccccaccaccGCCTCCTCAGGGCAGCAGCAGGTGACCCGCAGCCCTCCACTCCTTCAGCCACGGCCACAGGTTGTCCAGCCCATCCAGCCTCAGCCCCAACAGACGGCCCAGCCCACCATCCAG gtGCACACCCAGGGGATCCCCATGCAGACTCAGAGCTTCCCAGTCCACACCCTGGTTCAGACCCACAGCCAGACACCTCTGCCCATCCAGACCCAGGCGGCCCAAACTGTGATGATTACATCTAACGGCGGACGCTTCATCCAGAACCCCGTCATCTGCCACCAGAGCCCTGCTTCTGGCTTCCAAG TCCTCCAACCACAGATGCAGAGCATTATGACATCACCACAGCTCCAACCGGTGACCATTCAGCATCAGCGTGTTCTGACCCCGACCGGTCAGACCATCCAGACTCTCTCCACAGCGCCCACCACAGTCCACACAATGCAACAGCAGGTGCAGCAAGTACCT GTTCTGGTCCAGCAGCCTCAGATTCTGAAGACAGATTCACTGGTTCTGACAACACTCAAACCAGATGGGACACAGGTGCTGTCTACCATGCAGAGCCCCACAGGGATCACCACCTTGACCGCGCCCATCCAGAACACAGCTCTGCAAGTCCCG ACACTGATGAGCAGCAACATCCTGACCACCGTCCCGGTCATGATGGGAGGAGGCGACAAGCTGCCAATCAAGCAGCTACAGCCAGGCTCCTCCCAATGCACAAATGGAGCCAGACCAAGCATGGATCAAGGCCAAGTAATGGGAGGAGGAGTGGGCCCAGGAGGAGTGGTGAAGGAGGGCGAGAGGAGGACGACCCACAACATCATCGAGAAGAGGTACCGGTCCTCCATCAACGACAAAATCGTGGAGCTCAGAGACCTGGTCATGGGCAATGACGCGAAG ATGCATAAGTCAGGAGTGCTGAGGAAGGCCATTGACTACATCAAGTACCTGCAACAAGTCAACCACAAATTACGACAGGAGAACTTGGCCCTGAAGATGGCCAACCAGAAGAACA agcCTGTGACGCTGCCTGAGGATGTGGAGCTTAAACAGGAAATAGTGATGATGTCACCTCCAGCCTCGGACTCTGGTTCTGGTTCCCCTTCCCAATTCTCTCCTTACTGTGTGGATTCAGAGCCAGGCAGCCCCTTAATGGATCACGAGCAG TTAAAGAGCGAGCCAGATTCACCCTCCTCAGTCGGAGTGATGGATCGTTCTCGACTGCTTCTCTGTGCCCTGACCTTCTTCTGCCTGTCCTTAAACCCGCTGCCATCTTTGCTGGGCTCTGAAACCTCCGGGAGCCCCAGTTTTTCTGCAAGCCACGGGCCATCTAGAACGCTGGTCTGGTTCCCAAGTCACACACAGGACTTTG CATCCTGGCTGCGGTGCCTGTTGCCATGGGTTATGGTGTGGGTGCTGAGCGGGGTGGGAGCGGTGTGGGGCTGCGTCAGGGTGCTCTACCTGTGGGAGCCCGTCACACCCCTTCACTCGCCAAAATCTGTGTCGTTCTGGAGGCACCGCAAACAAGCCGACCTACATCTTAACAGG ggAGATTACACAGCAGCAATGGCCAGTTTAGAGACCTGCCTGTCCGTCTTGACCAGAGCTCTTCCCTCAACCAATCTGGACCTGGTTTGCTCGCTGTCCTGGAATCTGATTCGCTACTTCTTGCATCGTCCAACACCCCTGGGCTGGCTGGTTCACCAGGTCGGGGGAAAGcatgagggagaggaggctAGGACCAGCGCGAGGGACGCAGCACTGGTGTACCACCGGCTGAGCCAGCTACAGCTCACAG GAAAGCTGCCTCAGCGCAGCAGCCTGTGggctttgtctctgtctctgagcgCTGTCAACCTCAGCGAGAGCGCCCAAGGCAAGATGGCTCCTGCCCAGCTCACCCAGATGTatgtcactgcagcaacagCCCTGCGCACCATACTGGGCCACCACCTCTCCTTTCTACCT GGTTATCTGTTGAGCTGTGCAGAGAGTGTGGCCAACCAGTCAGAGACCAAGCCGGTCCCCGACTGCCTGCGCTGGCTCTTCACCCCATTGGGTAGGCAGTTCTTCCTGAGCTGCGATTGGTCAGTGAAGTCCGAGAGCACCGACGGGGTGTACACTTCACAGAGAGACCCAG ctgATCCCATCGCCCAGCTACACCGCTGTTTCTGCAGGAAGCTTCTGGAGAGAGCTGTTCACACCCTCATCCAGCCGCAGAGCGACTCCGACGCAGGCAAACACAAGAACGACTCTGG GGAGTTTTCCAGTGCCCTGGAGTTCCTCCAGTTATTGAACAGCTGTACAGAGgactctccctcccctcctcctcccttctcaaCTCCTCCCAATCACACCACCTCTCCAG TGGGAGACCCTGTGAGTCGGTGGTGGGCTTTGGTCCTGAAGGCTGCTGTCCATTGGCTGCAGGGCGATGACGTTGCAGTGAGGTCACTGTTGACAGAAGCAGAGCGGATGCCGAGAGCTCTGCACACTCTTGA CCACTCTCTGCCCaaggctgtgctgctgctgtgcaagGCGGTTCAGATGAGTCTCTCCCCTCTGAAGGGAGAAGGAGCAGTAGCCTGTCTGTCCCACTGCGACAGAGCCAGCAGCTACCTGCGCTCCAGCGTCTCGGTGCCCCTCGCCCAGTCTGGGAACTGGCTGAACAAG GGGGTGGAGCTCCTGGTGTGTGACCTGCTGTTGACCTTGAGGACCAGTTTATGGCAGCGGGGTGGCAGCAGCAATGGAGAACCTGGCCCGGCCCCTGGATCCCAGTTGGCTGGTTTCCAGAGGGACCTCAGCGCGCTCAGAAAGCTCACACAGTGCTACAGACAGGCGCAACACAAG gtgtttctTCATGAGACCACAGTGAGGCTGATGGCTGGAGCCAGTCCCACAAGGACACACCAGCTGCTGGAGCACAACCTCAGGCGCAGGACACACAGCACCTACACGGCCG gTGAGTGCGTCctgggtgagagggagagggctCACGCCATCTTGCTGGCCTGCCGCCACCTGCCCATGCCTCTTCTAACCCCACCCGGGCACCGCGCCCGCCTGCTGGCCGAGGCCAAGCGCACCCTGGAGCGTGTGGGAGACCGGCGGTCCCTGCAGGACTGTCAGCAGATCCTGCTGCGCCTCAGCGGTGGCACGACCATCGCCGCCTcctga
- the nol12 gene encoding nucleolar protein 12: MKNTKKHNNVSSKAKFKPGSKKRENKCIVMFDDKDRQEYLTGFHKRKVERRKAAVAEIQKKIKEEQIRVREERHKEYIKMLKERKEALEAAEDDLEEAITSTTEAVQYDHPNHTVTVTTISDLDLTMAHRLGPVANQVNGEAEDKEQGEEEKEKTQMPRKAGNPIINKKIRSLTASLNAFTSKQKRKGKQEGRRGRGRPTDKRRGATEGKNRGGKTSKWQRRRNTGKRVHYQD; encoded by the exons atgaaaaataccaaaaaacacaataatgtgTCCAGTAAGGCTAAATTCAAGCCAGGGTccaagaagagagaaaacaaatgcatcGTTATGTTTGACgacaaagacagaca GGAGTATTTAACCGGTTTCCATAAGCgaaaggtggagaggaggaaagcagcGGTAGCAGAAATTCAGAAGAAAATCAAGGAAGAGCAGATCAGAGTCAGAGAAGAA AGGCATAAGGAGTACATAAAGATgttgaaagagaggaaagaagctCTTG AGGCAGCTGAAGATGATCTGGAAGAAGCTATAACCAGCACAACGGAGGCTGTGCAGTATGATCACCCCAACCACACTGTCACCGTGACAACCATCAGTGATCTTGACCTCACAATGGCTCACCGCCTTGGACCCGTAGCTAATCAG GTTAATGGGGAGGCTGAGGATAAAGAacagggggaggaagagaaggagaaaacgCAGATGCCAAGAAAAGCTGGGAATCCCATCATCAACAAAAA GATCCGCTCCCTGACTGCGTCGCTCAACGCTTTCACCAGCAAGCagaagaggaaagggaagcAGGAAGGCCGACGAGGACGAGGCCGTCCGACAGACAAGAGACGCGGTGCCACAGAGGGTAAAAACAGAGGCGGGAAGACCAGCAAGTGGCAGAGACGGCGAAACACTGGGAAAAGGGTTCATTATCAGGACTGA
- the srebf2 gene encoding sterol regulatory element-binding protein 2 isoform X1 yields MDSGEYISTMESMDPTLAELGDEFTLGDIDEMLQFVSNQVGDFPDLFEDQMTSAPSVQSGSASTTPRPAMQTPQTPPTPQTPTPAGYQSSNVGLTATQTLSPQPLPLTPPLTPAQTPSPTTASSGQQQVTRSPPLLQPRPQVVQPIQPQPQQTAQPTIQVHTQGIPMQTQSFPVHTLVQTHSQTPLPIQTQAAQTVMITSNGGRFIQNPVICHQSPASGFQVLQPQMQSIMTSPQLQPVTIQHQRVLTPTGQTIQTLSTAPTTVHTMQQQVQQVPVLVQQPQILKTDSLVLTTLKPDGTQVLSTMQSPTGITTLTAPIQNTALQVPTLMSSNILTTVPVMMGGGDKLPIKQLQPGSSQCTNGARPSMDQGQVMGGGVGPGGVVKEGERRTTHNIIEKRYRSSINDKIVELRDLVMGNDAKMHKSGVLRKAIDYIKYLQQVNHKLRQENLALKMANQKNKPVTLPEDVELKQEIVMMSPPASDSGSGSPSQFSPYCVDSEPGSPLMDHEQLKSEPDSPSSVGVMDRSRLLLCALTFFCLSLNPLPSLLGSETSGSPSFSASHGPSRTLVWFPSHTQDFASWLRCLLPWVMVWVLSGVGAVWGCVRVLYLWEPVTPLHSPKSVSFWRHRKQADLHLNRGDYTAAMASLETCLSVLTRALPSTNLDLVCSLSWNLIRYFLHRPTPLGWLVHQVGGKHEGEEARTSARDAALVYHRLSQLQLTGKLPQRSSLWALSLSLSAVNLSESAQGKMAPAQLTQMYVTAATALRTILGHHLSFLPGYLLSCAESVANQSETKPVPDCLRWLFTPLGRQFFLSCDWSVKSESTDGVYTSQRDPADPIAQLHRCFCRKLLERAVHTLIQPQSDSDAGKHKNDSGEFSSALEFLQLLNSCTEDSPSPPPPFSTPPNHTTSPVGDPVSRWWALVLKAAVHWLQGDDVAVRSLLTEAERMPRALHTLDHSLPKAVLLLCKAVQMSLSPLKGEGAVACLSHCDRASSYLRSSVSVPLAQSGNWLNKGVELLVCDLLLTLRTSLWQRGGSSNGEPGPAPGSQLAGFQRDLSALRKLTQCYRQAQHKVFLHETTVRLMAGASPTRTHQLLEHNLRRRTHSTYTAEGECVLGERERAHAILLACRHLPMPLLTPPGHRARLLAEAKRTLERVGDRRSLQDCQQILLRLSGGTTIAAS; encoded by the exons agatgctgcagtttgtcagcaaCCAAGTGGGGGACTTCCCAGACTTGTTTGAAGACCAGATGACCTCAGCACCATCTGTACAGAGTGGCAGTGCCAGCACCACCCCACGACCTGCCATGCAGACCCCTCAAACCCCCCCAACTCCCCAGACACCAACCCCCGCTGGCTACCAGAGCTCCAACGTTGGCCTCACTGCCACCCAGACACTATCTCCCCAGCCTCTacccctcacccctcctctcACTCCCGCCCAGaccccctcccccaccaccGCCTCCTCAGGGCAGCAGCAGGTGACCCGCAGCCCTCCACTCCTTCAGCCACGGCCACAGGTTGTCCAGCCCATCCAGCCTCAGCCCCAACAGACGGCCCAGCCCACCATCCAG gtGCACACCCAGGGGATCCCCATGCAGACTCAGAGCTTCCCAGTCCACACCCTGGTTCAGACCCACAGCCAGACACCTCTGCCCATCCAGACCCAGGCGGCCCAAACTGTGATGATTACATCTAACGGCGGACGCTTCATCCAGAACCCCGTCATCTGCCACCAGAGCCCTGCTTCTGGCTTCCAAG TCCTCCAACCACAGATGCAGAGCATTATGACATCACCACAGCTCCAACCGGTGACCATTCAGCATCAGCGTGTTCTGACCCCGACCGGTCAGACCATCCAGACTCTCTCCACAGCGCCCACCACAGTCCACACAATGCAACAGCAGGTGCAGCAAGTACCT GTTCTGGTCCAGCAGCCTCAGATTCTGAAGACAGATTCACTGGTTCTGACAACACTCAAACCAGATGGGACACAGGTGCTGTCTACCATGCAGAGCCCCACAGGGATCACCACCTTGACCGCGCCCATCCAGAACACAGCTCTGCAAGTCCCG ACACTGATGAGCAGCAACATCCTGACCACCGTCCCGGTCATGATGGGAGGAGGCGACAAGCTGCCAATCAAGCAGCTACAGCCAGGCTCCTCCCAATGCACAAATGGAGCCAGACCAAGCATGGATCAAGGCCAAGTAATGGGAGGAGGAGTGGGCCCAGGAGGAGTGGTGAAGGAGGGCGAGAGGAGGACGACCCACAACATCATCGAGAAGAGGTACCGGTCCTCCATCAACGACAAAATCGTGGAGCTCAGAGACCTGGTCATGGGCAATGACGCGAAG ATGCATAAGTCAGGAGTGCTGAGGAAGGCCATTGACTACATCAAGTACCTGCAACAAGTCAACCACAAATTACGACAGGAGAACTTGGCCCTGAAGATGGCCAACCAGAAGAACA agcCTGTGACGCTGCCTGAGGATGTGGAGCTTAAACAGGAAATAGTGATGATGTCACCTCCAGCCTCGGACTCTGGTTCTGGTTCCCCTTCCCAATTCTCTCCTTACTGTGTGGATTCAGAGCCAGGCAGCCCCTTAATGGATCACGAGCAG TTAAAGAGCGAGCCAGATTCACCCTCCTCAGTCGGAGTGATGGATCGTTCTCGACTGCTTCTCTGTGCCCTGACCTTCTTCTGCCTGTCCTTAAACCCGCTGCCATCTTTGCTGGGCTCTGAAACCTCCGGGAGCCCCAGTTTTTCTGCAAGCCACGGGCCATCTAGAACGCTGGTCTGGTTCCCAAGTCACACACAGGACTTTG CATCCTGGCTGCGGTGCCTGTTGCCATGGGTTATGGTGTGGGTGCTGAGCGGGGTGGGAGCGGTGTGGGGCTGCGTCAGGGTGCTCTACCTGTGGGAGCCCGTCACACCCCTTCACTCGCCAAAATCTGTGTCGTTCTGGAGGCACCGCAAACAAGCCGACCTACATCTTAACAGG ggAGATTACACAGCAGCAATGGCCAGTTTAGAGACCTGCCTGTCCGTCTTGACCAGAGCTCTTCCCTCAACCAATCTGGACCTGGTTTGCTCGCTGTCCTGGAATCTGATTCGCTACTTCTTGCATCGTCCAACACCCCTGGGCTGGCTGGTTCACCAGGTCGGGGGAAAGcatgagggagaggaggctAGGACCAGCGCGAGGGACGCAGCACTGGTGTACCACCGGCTGAGCCAGCTACAGCTCACAG GAAAGCTGCCTCAGCGCAGCAGCCTGTGggctttgtctctgtctctgagcgCTGTCAACCTCAGCGAGAGCGCCCAAGGCAAGATGGCTCCTGCCCAGCTCACCCAGATGTatgtcactgcagcaacagCCCTGCGCACCATACTGGGCCACCACCTCTCCTTTCTACCT GGTTATCTGTTGAGCTGTGCAGAGAGTGTGGCCAACCAGTCAGAGACCAAGCCGGTCCCCGACTGCCTGCGCTGGCTCTTCACCCCATTGGGTAGGCAGTTCTTCCTGAGCTGCGATTGGTCAGTGAAGTCCGAGAGCACCGACGGGGTGTACACTTCACAGAGAGACCCAG ctgATCCCATCGCCCAGCTACACCGCTGTTTCTGCAGGAAGCTTCTGGAGAGAGCTGTTCACACCCTCATCCAGCCGCAGAGCGACTCCGACGCAGGCAAACACAAGAACGACTCTGG GGAGTTTTCCAGTGCCCTGGAGTTCCTCCAGTTATTGAACAGCTGTACAGAGgactctccctcccctcctcctcccttctcaaCTCCTCCCAATCACACCACCTCTCCAG TGGGAGACCCTGTGAGTCGGTGGTGGGCTTTGGTCCTGAAGGCTGCTGTCCATTGGCTGCAGGGCGATGACGTTGCAGTGAGGTCACTGTTGACAGAAGCAGAGCGGATGCCGAGAGCTCTGCACACTCTTGA CCACTCTCTGCCCaaggctgtgctgctgctgtgcaagGCGGTTCAGATGAGTCTCTCCCCTCTGAAGGGAGAAGGAGCAGTAGCCTGTCTGTCCCACTGCGACAGAGCCAGCAGCTACCTGCGCTCCAGCGTCTCGGTGCCCCTCGCCCAGTCTGGGAACTGGCTGAACAAG GGGGTGGAGCTCCTGGTGTGTGACCTGCTGTTGACCTTGAGGACCAGTTTATGGCAGCGGGGTGGCAGCAGCAATGGAGAACCTGGCCCGGCCCCTGGATCCCAGTTGGCTGGTTTCCAGAGGGACCTCAGCGCGCTCAGAAAGCTCACACAGTGCTACAGACAGGCGCAACACAAG gtgtttctTCATGAGACCACAGTGAGGCTGATGGCTGGAGCCAGTCCCACAAGGACACACCAGCTGCTGGAGCACAACCTCAGGCGCAGGACACACAGCACCTACACGGCCG aaggTGAGTGCGTCctgggtgagagggagagggctCACGCCATCTTGCTGGCCTGCCGCCACCTGCCCATGCCTCTTCTAACCCCACCCGGGCACCGCGCCCGCCTGCTGGCCGAGGCCAAGCGCACCCTGGAGCGTGTGGGAGACCGGCGGTCCCTGCAGGACTGTCAGCAGATCCTGCTGCGCCTCAGCGGTGGCACGACCATCGCCGCCTcctga